One window of the Takifugu rubripes chromosome 13, fTakRub1.2, whole genome shotgun sequence genome contains the following:
- the crybgx gene encoding crystallin beta gamma X codes for MNIFTKVPGLAQQTSKLGSVLQRAFYGSSGRVTLFEQRNFAGRRLDLTSDCPRLSDKNFPDRCNSVQVDSGAWVGYEQENFRGRQYLWDMSERGEYNCYDKWCAQADHVSSVRAVKQDNNAARAQLYERAGFSGKKMEIQDDIPNLMSRYSLNRVASIRVLGGAWVVYQEPNYRGPHYILEKRDYNNFSDWGSQNNTVGSMRRIRFN; via the exons ATGAACATCTTCACTAAGGTCCCAGGATTAGCCCAACAAACCAG CAAGCTGGGGTCTGTGCTCCAACGTGCCTTCTACGGGTCCAGTGGGAGG GTGACCCTTTTTGAGCAGCGGAACTTCGCCGGCAGACGACTGGACCTGACCTCTGACTGTCCCAGGCTCAGTGACAAGAACTTCCCCGACAGATGCAACTCTGTGCAGGTGGACAGCGGAGC ATGGGTCGGCTACGAGCAGGAGAACTTCCGGGGCCGCCAGTACCTGTGGGACATGTCTGAACGTGGAGAGTACAACTGTTACGACAAGTGGTGCGCTCAGGCCGACCACGTCTCATCCGTCCGTGCCGTCAAACAG GACAACAACGCAGCCAGAGCTCAGCTGTATGAGCGTGCTGGGTTCTCTGGGAAGAAGATGGAGATCCAGGACGACATTCCCAACCTGATGAGCCGCTACAGCCTCAATAGGGTCGCCTCCATCCGAGTGCTGGGAGGAGC CTGGGTGGTGTACCAGGAGCCCAACTACAGGGGACCTCATTACATCCTGGAGAAGCGGGATTACAACAATTTCTCAGATTGGGGAAGTCAGAACAACACAGTGGGCTCCATGCGAAGAATCCGCTTCAACTGA
- the tipin gene encoding TIMELESS-interacting protein: MSDDDGIQGTAFPYSPSPHSPGQGRAEEGDLMENGEGDGDVSKLAEVPAAKRKGVKRPQPKLDSQRLISDRGLPALRTLFDNVHFKGKGHEAEDLRLLMQKMENWAHRLFPKLQFEEFIDKVERLGKKKEVQTCLKRIRLDMPLTHEDYSSQTVEDEILPEPHVVSNPDPFDGLGFSDDLPGLIHSTPAAAAPAAPSAPSLTEEQQRRMELNRQRALERKLSRQQQHADGSDLQPVEEFESIGSEHLDESGPPAQEAGQLNPEPSTQLSQAESEPAAPSPRCEEEEESSVGPVQRPSSCGEDGLTGSMLN; the protein is encoded by the exons ATGTCCGATGATGACGGCATACAAGGCACTGCTTTCCCTTACAGTCCATCGCCTCACTCTCCTGGGCAGGGTcgagcagaggagggggaccTGATGGAAAACG GGGAGGGAGATGGTGATGTGTCGAAACTGGCCGAGGTCCCGGCTGCTAAAAGGAAGGGAGTGAAAAGGCCACAACCCAAACTAGATTCCCAAAG GTTGATTTCAGATCGAGGCCTTCCGGCCCTGAGAACCTTGTTTGATAATGTCCACTTCAAAGGCAAAGGACACGAG GCTGAGGATCTGCGACTGCTCATGCAGAAGATGGAGAACTGGGCCCACAGACTCTTCCCCAAACTACAGTTTGAAGAGTTCATTGACAAAGTGGAGAGACTCGGCAAGAAGAAGGAAGTACAG ACTTGTCTGAAGCGGATACGACTAGACATGCCGCTGACGCATGAAGATTACTCAAGTCAAACTG TGGAAGACGAAATCCTCCCTGAACCGCACGTCGTGAGCAACCCAGATCCCTTTGATGGTTTAGGCTTCTCTGACGACCTGCCGGGACTGATCCACTCCACcccagctgcagctgccccaGCTGCCCCATCTGCCCCCTCGctcacagaggagcagcagcggcgcaTGGAGCTCAACAGGCAGCGCGCCCTTGAGCGGAAGCTCTCCCGCCAGCAGCAACATGCCG ATGGGTCAGACTTGCAGCCTGTTGAAGAATTTGAGTCCATCGGTTCCGAACATCTCGACGAGTCCGGTCCTCCAGCCCAGGAGGCGGGGCAGCTGAACCCGGAGCCGTCCACCCAGCTGTCGCAGGCAGAGTCTGAACCCGCTGCTCCATCACCcagatgtgaggaagaggaagaatcCAGCGTGGGTCCGGTCCAGAGACCCAGCAGCTGTGGTGAGGACGGACTGACCGGCTCAATGCTGAACTGA
- the LOC101074416 gene encoding G2/mitotic-specific cyclin-B2-like isoform X2: MTSVEARAALPAGENQLKMGKTTVAGPRRAALGEITNFPGAANNAKRMVRAKAPGKPSCAQKVSAPVQTVPPTVRVEAPADPLPPVSKASDNFTEERELCQAFSEVLLTVQDVDEDDADQPQLCSQYVKDIYSYLHDLEVQQAVRPNYMQGYEITERMRALLIDWLVQVHSRFQLLQETLYLTVAVLDRFLQVQPVSRRKLQLVGVTAMLVACKYEEMYAPEVGDFAYITDNAFTKSQILEMEQVVLRSLSFQLGRPLPLHFLRRASKVANSDVERHTLAKYLMELTLLDYQMVHYRPSEVAAASLCLSQLLLEGLPWSPTQQHYSTYDEAHLKPIVQHIAKNVVLVTEGKTKFTAVKNKYSSSKLLKISLIPQLKGSLLRNMAAALLAS, translated from the exons GTCAGTGGAAGCTCGTGCTGCG CTTCCAGCCGGCGAGAACCAGTTAAAGATGGGTAAAACCACGGTCGCAGGCCCACGGAGGGCCGCTCTCGGAGAGATAACAAATTTTCCTGGAGCAGCTAACAACGCAAAG AGGATGGTTCGGGCCAAAGCTCCAGGGAAACCCTCCTGTGCTCAGAAAGTTTCTGCACCTGTCCAGACCGTCCCTCCAACAGTCCGAGTGGAGGCTCCGGCAGATCCACTCCCTCCAGTTTCAAAGGCGTCGGACAATTTCACGGAGGAGCGGGAGCTTTGCCAGGCGTTCTCGGAGGTGCTGCTCACAGTCCAAGATGTCGACGAGGATGATGCAGACCAGCCTCAGCTGTGTTCGCAATACGTCAAAGACATCTACAGCTATCTGCACGACCTGGAG gtgcagcaggctGTACGACCAAACTACATGCAGGGCTACGAAATCACTGAACGCATGCGAGCGCTCCTCATCGACTGGCTGGTCCAGGTGCACTCCaggttccagctgctgcaggagactcTGTACCTCACAGTTGCCGTCCTGGACCGTTTCCTCCAG GTCCAGCCGGTCTCTCGTAGGAAACTTCAGCTGGTTGGGGTGACGGCCATGTTGGTGGCCTGTAAATATGAAGAGATGTACGCTCCAGAGGTTGGAGACTTTGCCTACATCACAGACAACGCCTTCACCAAGTCTCAGATCCTGGAGATGGAGCAGGTGGTTTTGAGGAGCCTCAGCTTTCAGCTGGGTCGTCCTCTTCCGTTACACTTCCTGAGACGTGCGTCCAAGGTGGCAAAT TCTGATGTAGAGAGACACACGCTGGCCAAGTATCTGATGGAACTGACCCTCCTGGACTACCAGATGGTTCACTATCGTCCGTCGGAGGTCGCCGCCGCCTCACTGTGCTTGTCGCAGCTGCTGCTTGAAGGTCTGCCGTGG TctccaacacagcagcactACTCCACCTACGACGAGGCCCACCTGAAGCCCATCGTGCAGCACATCGCCAAAAACGTGGTGCTGGTGACCGAGGGGAAAACCAAGTTCACA gcGGTGAAGAACAAATACTCCAGCAGCAAACTGCTGAAGATCAGCCTCATCCCTCAGCTGAAGGGCTCCCTCCTCAGAAACATGGCCGCTGCTCTGCTCGCCTCATGA
- the LOC101074416 gene encoding G2/mitotic-specific cyclin-B2-like isoform X1 — MTSVEARAAQLPAGENQLKMGKTTVAGPRRAALGEITNFPGAANNAKRMVRAKAPGKPSCAQKVSAPVQTVPPTVRVEAPADPLPPVSKASDNFTEERELCQAFSEVLLTVQDVDEDDADQPQLCSQYVKDIYSYLHDLEVQQAVRPNYMQGYEITERMRALLIDWLVQVHSRFQLLQETLYLTVAVLDRFLQVQPVSRRKLQLVGVTAMLVACKYEEMYAPEVGDFAYITDNAFTKSQILEMEQVVLRSLSFQLGRPLPLHFLRRASKVANSDVERHTLAKYLMELTLLDYQMVHYRPSEVAAASLCLSQLLLEGLPWSPTQQHYSTYDEAHLKPIVQHIAKNVVLVTEGKTKFTAVKNKYSSSKLLKISLIPQLKGSLLRNMAAALLAS; from the exons GTCAGTGGAAGCTCGTGCTGCG CAGCTTCCAGCCGGCGAGAACCAGTTAAAGATGGGTAAAACCACGGTCGCAGGCCCACGGAGGGCCGCTCTCGGAGAGATAACAAATTTTCCTGGAGCAGCTAACAACGCAAAG AGGATGGTTCGGGCCAAAGCTCCAGGGAAACCCTCCTGTGCTCAGAAAGTTTCTGCACCTGTCCAGACCGTCCCTCCAACAGTCCGAGTGGAGGCTCCGGCAGATCCACTCCCTCCAGTTTCAAAGGCGTCGGACAATTTCACGGAGGAGCGGGAGCTTTGCCAGGCGTTCTCGGAGGTGCTGCTCACAGTCCAAGATGTCGACGAGGATGATGCAGACCAGCCTCAGCTGTGTTCGCAATACGTCAAAGACATCTACAGCTATCTGCACGACCTGGAG gtgcagcaggctGTACGACCAAACTACATGCAGGGCTACGAAATCACTGAACGCATGCGAGCGCTCCTCATCGACTGGCTGGTCCAGGTGCACTCCaggttccagctgctgcaggagactcTGTACCTCACAGTTGCCGTCCTGGACCGTTTCCTCCAG GTCCAGCCGGTCTCTCGTAGGAAACTTCAGCTGGTTGGGGTGACGGCCATGTTGGTGGCCTGTAAATATGAAGAGATGTACGCTCCAGAGGTTGGAGACTTTGCCTACATCACAGACAACGCCTTCACCAAGTCTCAGATCCTGGAGATGGAGCAGGTGGTTTTGAGGAGCCTCAGCTTTCAGCTGGGTCGTCCTCTTCCGTTACACTTCCTGAGACGTGCGTCCAAGGTGGCAAAT TCTGATGTAGAGAGACACACGCTGGCCAAGTATCTGATGGAACTGACCCTCCTGGACTACCAGATGGTTCACTATCGTCCGTCGGAGGTCGCCGCCGCCTCACTGTGCTTGTCGCAGCTGCTGCTTGAAGGTCTGCCGTGG TctccaacacagcagcactACTCCACCTACGACGAGGCCCACCTGAAGCCCATCGTGCAGCACATCGCCAAAAACGTGGTGCTGGTGACCGAGGGGAAAACCAAGTTCACA gcGGTGAAGAACAAATACTCCAGCAGCAAACTGCTGAAGATCAGCCTCATCCCTCAGCTGAAGGGCTCCCTCCTCAGAAACATGGCCGCTGCTCTGCTCGCCTCATGA
- the lctla gene encoding lactase-like a isoform X1 produces the protein MWSILKPHQLLALVLVAAASEDFDWTKNHQTSFYYGTFPTGFSWGAGSSAYQTEGAWNTDGKGRSIWDTFAHKKGRIHANDTGDFSCEGYYKFKDDILLIKDMKLNHYRFSISWPRILPSGVKSEHINEKGIRYYSDLINMLLENKITPIVTLYHWDLPQMLQEKYGGWQNISMVDYFNDFANLCFERFGNRVKYWITFNNPWSVAVEGYETGEHAPGLKLRGSGAYRAAHHIIKAHAKVWHTYDVQWRSKQKGLVGISLTADWGEPVDLTNQQDIEAAERYIQFYMGWFATPLFNGDYPQVMKEYIGRKSGQQGLGTSRLPVFSPQEKSYIKGTCDFLGLGHFTTRYITQKNYPSGLGDSYFADRDLAELVDPQWPDPGSEWLYSVPWGFRRLLNFVKTHYGNPMIYVTENGVSEKMFCTDLCDDWRMKYFKDYINEMLKAIKDGVNVKGYTAWSLLDNFEWDRGYSERFGLFYVDFRNKNKPRYPKASVQFYKRLISSNGFPNQREVESWKRKAVETCSSSNQLLAADPLIGHMEMVTEIVVPTVCTLCILLSAVFLMFLLRRHF, from the exons ATGTGGTCCATCCTGAAGCCCCACCAGCTGCTCGCTCTGGTCCTGGTTGCAGCAGCCAGCGAAGACTTTGACTGGACCAAAAACCACCAGACGTCCTTCTACTACGGCACCTTTCCGACAG GGTTCTCCTGGGGAGCTGGCAGCTCCGCCTATCAGACTGAAGGAGCCTGGAACACTGATGGGAAAGGAAGGAGCATCTGGGACACATTTGCCCACAAAAAGGGCAGAATCCATGCAAACGACACAGGAGACTTTTCCTGCGAAGGCTACTATAAATTTAAG GATGACATTTTGCTGATAAAGGACATGAAGCTGAATCATTACCGTTTCTCCATCTCCTGGCCCAGGATTTTACCAAGTGGagtgaaaa GTGAGCATATCAACGAGAAAGGAATCCGATATTACAGTGACTTGATTAACATGCTGCTAGAAAACAAGATCACCCCCATCGTTACGCTTTACCACTGGGATTTACCACAG atgctgcaggagaaatATGGCGGCTGGCAGAACATCAGCATGGTCGACTACTTCAATGACTTTGCCAACCTGTGCTTCGAGAGATTCGGAAACCGGGTGAAATACTGGATCACCTTCAACAATCCCTGG TCGGTTGCCGTGGAGGGTTATGAAACTGGGGAGCATGCGCCCGGACTCAAGCTGAGGGGCAGCGGAGCTTACAGAGCTGCCCACCACATCATAAAG GCTCATGCAAAAGTTTGGCACACCTATGACGTGCAGTGGCGAAGCAAACAGAAAG GCCTGGTTGGGATCTCTCTGACGGCTGACTGGGGGGAACCCGTGGACCTCACCAACCAGCAGGACATCGAAGCAGCGGAGCGATACATCCAGTTCTACATGGGCTGGTTCGCCACGCCCCTCTTTAACGGAGACTACCCCCAGGTTATGAAGGAATACATCG GCAGGAAGAGCGGTCAGCAGGGGCTCGGAACCTCCCGGCTACCCGTGTTCTCACCTCAGGAGAAGAGTTACATTAAGGGGACCTGCGACTTCCTGGGCCTGGGCCACTTCACCACTCGCTACATCACCCAAAAGAATTACCCATCAGGCCTTGGGGACAGCTATTTTGCGGATCGTGACCTTGCTGAGCTCGTTGACCCGCAGTGGCCTGATCCCGGCTCTGAGTGGCTCTACTCTGTTCCCTGGGGCTTCCGGCGCTTGTTGAACTTTGTTAAG ACGCATTACGGGAACCCGATGATCTACGTGACGGAAAATGGCGTCTCCGAGAAAATGTTCTGTACCGACCTGTGTGACGACTGGAGGATGAAGTATTTCAAAGACTACATCAACGAGATGCTGAAAG CGATCAAAGACGGGGTCAACGTGAAGGGCTACACCGCCTGGTCTCTGCTGGACAACTTCGAGTGGGACAGGGGCTACTCGGAGAGGTTTGGACTCTTCTACGTGGACTTCAGGAACAAAAACAAGCCGCGCTACCCGAAGGCCTCTGTCCAGTTCTACAAGCGCCTCATTAGTTCTAACGGCTTCCCCAATCAGAGAGAG GTGGAAAGTTGGAAAAGGAAAGCCGTGGAGACGTGCTCCTCCAGTAATCAGCTCCTGGCTGCAG ATCCGCTGATAGGTCACATGGAGATGGTGACGGAGATTGTAGTTCCCACCGTGTGCACGCTTTGCATCCTCCTCAGCGCTGTCTTCCTCATGTTCCTGCTGCGGAGACActtctga
- the lctla gene encoding lactase-like a isoform X3 translates to MPATVIFQMLQEKYGGWQNISMVDYFNDFANLCFERFGNRVKYWITFNNPWSVAVEGYETGEHAPGLKLRGSGAYRAAHHIIKAHAKVWHTYDVQWRSKQKGLVGISLTADWGEPVDLTNQQDIEAAERYIQFYMGWFATPLFNGDYPQVMKEYIGRKSGQQGLGTSRLPVFSPQEKSYIKGTCDFLGLGHFTTRYITQKNYPSGLGDSYFADRDLAELVDPQWPDPGSEWLYSVPWGFRRLLNFVKTHYGNPMIYVTENGVSEKMFCTDLCDDWRMKYFKDYINEMLKAIKDGVNVKGYTAWSLLDNFEWDRGYSERFGLFYVDFRNKNKPRYPKASVQFYKRLISSNGFPNQREVESWKRKAVETCSSSNQLLAADPLIGHMEMVTEIVVPTVCTLCILLSAVFLMFLLRRHF, encoded by the exons ATGCCTGCCACTGTGATCTTCCAG atgctgcaggagaaatATGGCGGCTGGCAGAACATCAGCATGGTCGACTACTTCAATGACTTTGCCAACCTGTGCTTCGAGAGATTCGGAAACCGGGTGAAATACTGGATCACCTTCAACAATCCCTGG TCGGTTGCCGTGGAGGGTTATGAAACTGGGGAGCATGCGCCCGGACTCAAGCTGAGGGGCAGCGGAGCTTACAGAGCTGCCCACCACATCATAAAG GCTCATGCAAAAGTTTGGCACACCTATGACGTGCAGTGGCGAAGCAAACAGAAAG GCCTGGTTGGGATCTCTCTGACGGCTGACTGGGGGGAACCCGTGGACCTCACCAACCAGCAGGACATCGAAGCAGCGGAGCGATACATCCAGTTCTACATGGGCTGGTTCGCCACGCCCCTCTTTAACGGAGACTACCCCCAGGTTATGAAGGAATACATCG GCAGGAAGAGCGGTCAGCAGGGGCTCGGAACCTCCCGGCTACCCGTGTTCTCACCTCAGGAGAAGAGTTACATTAAGGGGACCTGCGACTTCCTGGGCCTGGGCCACTTCACCACTCGCTACATCACCCAAAAGAATTACCCATCAGGCCTTGGGGACAGCTATTTTGCGGATCGTGACCTTGCTGAGCTCGTTGACCCGCAGTGGCCTGATCCCGGCTCTGAGTGGCTCTACTCTGTTCCCTGGGGCTTCCGGCGCTTGTTGAACTTTGTTAAG ACGCATTACGGGAACCCGATGATCTACGTGACGGAAAATGGCGTCTCCGAGAAAATGTTCTGTACCGACCTGTGTGACGACTGGAGGATGAAGTATTTCAAAGACTACATCAACGAGATGCTGAAAG CGATCAAAGACGGGGTCAACGTGAAGGGCTACACCGCCTGGTCTCTGCTGGACAACTTCGAGTGGGACAGGGGCTACTCGGAGAGGTTTGGACTCTTCTACGTGGACTTCAGGAACAAAAACAAGCCGCGCTACCCGAAGGCCTCTGTCCAGTTCTACAAGCGCCTCATTAGTTCTAACGGCTTCCCCAATCAGAGAGAG GTGGAAAGTTGGAAAAGGAAAGCCGTGGAGACGTGCTCCTCCAGTAATCAGCTCCTGGCTGCAG ATCCGCTGATAGGTCACATGGAGATGGTGACGGAGATTGTAGTTCCCACCGTGTGCACGCTTTGCATCCTCCTCAGCGCTGTCTTCCTCATGTTCCTGCTGCGGAGACActtctga
- the lctla gene encoding lactase-like a isoform X2 has product MWSILKPHQLLALVLVAAASEDFDWTKNHQTSFYYGTFPTGFSWGAGSSAYQTEGAWNTDGKGRSIWDTFAHKKGRIHANDTGDFSCEGYYKFKDDILLIKDMKLNHYRFSISWPRILPSGVKSEHINEKGIRYYSDLINMLLENKITPIVTLYHWDLPQMLQEKYGGWQNISMVDYFNDFANLCFERFGNRVKYWITFNNPWSVAVEGYETGEHAPGLKLRGSGAYRAAHHIIKAHAKVWHTYDVQWRSKQKGLVGISLTADWGEPVDLTNQQDIEAAERYIQFYMGWFATPLFNGDYPQVMKEYIGRKSGQQGLGTSRLPVFSPQEKSYIKGTCDFLGLGHFTTRYITQKNYPSGLGDSYFADRDLAELVDPQWPDPGSEWLYSVPWGFRRLLNFVKTHYGNPMIYVTENGVSEKMFCTDLCDDWRMKYFKDYINEMLKAIKDGVNVKGYTAWSLLDNFEWDRGYSERFGLFYVDFRNKNKPRYPKASVQFYKRLISSNGFPNQREVESWKRKAVETCSSSNQLLAAARRKSQGSQEHAEKAWPVHDEV; this is encoded by the exons ATGTGGTCCATCCTGAAGCCCCACCAGCTGCTCGCTCTGGTCCTGGTTGCAGCAGCCAGCGAAGACTTTGACTGGACCAAAAACCACCAGACGTCCTTCTACTACGGCACCTTTCCGACAG GGTTCTCCTGGGGAGCTGGCAGCTCCGCCTATCAGACTGAAGGAGCCTGGAACACTGATGGGAAAGGAAGGAGCATCTGGGACACATTTGCCCACAAAAAGGGCAGAATCCATGCAAACGACACAGGAGACTTTTCCTGCGAAGGCTACTATAAATTTAAG GATGACATTTTGCTGATAAAGGACATGAAGCTGAATCATTACCGTTTCTCCATCTCCTGGCCCAGGATTTTACCAAGTGGagtgaaaa GTGAGCATATCAACGAGAAAGGAATCCGATATTACAGTGACTTGATTAACATGCTGCTAGAAAACAAGATCACCCCCATCGTTACGCTTTACCACTGGGATTTACCACAG atgctgcaggagaaatATGGCGGCTGGCAGAACATCAGCATGGTCGACTACTTCAATGACTTTGCCAACCTGTGCTTCGAGAGATTCGGAAACCGGGTGAAATACTGGATCACCTTCAACAATCCCTGG TCGGTTGCCGTGGAGGGTTATGAAACTGGGGAGCATGCGCCCGGACTCAAGCTGAGGGGCAGCGGAGCTTACAGAGCTGCCCACCACATCATAAAG GCTCATGCAAAAGTTTGGCACACCTATGACGTGCAGTGGCGAAGCAAACAGAAAG GCCTGGTTGGGATCTCTCTGACGGCTGACTGGGGGGAACCCGTGGACCTCACCAACCAGCAGGACATCGAAGCAGCGGAGCGATACATCCAGTTCTACATGGGCTGGTTCGCCACGCCCCTCTTTAACGGAGACTACCCCCAGGTTATGAAGGAATACATCG GCAGGAAGAGCGGTCAGCAGGGGCTCGGAACCTCCCGGCTACCCGTGTTCTCACCTCAGGAGAAGAGTTACATTAAGGGGACCTGCGACTTCCTGGGCCTGGGCCACTTCACCACTCGCTACATCACCCAAAAGAATTACCCATCAGGCCTTGGGGACAGCTATTTTGCGGATCGTGACCTTGCTGAGCTCGTTGACCCGCAGTGGCCTGATCCCGGCTCTGAGTGGCTCTACTCTGTTCCCTGGGGCTTCCGGCGCTTGTTGAACTTTGTTAAG ACGCATTACGGGAACCCGATGATCTACGTGACGGAAAATGGCGTCTCCGAGAAAATGTTCTGTACCGACCTGTGTGACGACTGGAGGATGAAGTATTTCAAAGACTACATCAACGAGATGCTGAAAG CGATCAAAGACGGGGTCAACGTGAAGGGCTACACCGCCTGGTCTCTGCTGGACAACTTCGAGTGGGACAGGGGCTACTCGGAGAGGTTTGGACTCTTCTACGTGGACTTCAGGAACAAAAACAAGCCGCGCTACCCGAAGGCCTCTGTCCAGTTCTACAAGCGCCTCATTAGTTCTAACGGCTTCCCCAATCAGAGAGAG GTGGAAAGTTGGAAAAGGAAAGCCGTGGAGACGTGCTCCTCCAGTAATCAGCTCCTGGCTGCAG CTAGAAGAAAATCCCAGGGAAGTCAGGAACATGCAGAAAAGGCTTGGCCAGTGCATGATGAAGTTTAG